Proteins encoded within one genomic window of Longimicrobium sp.:
- a CDS encoding DUF1802 family protein → MEEENRSALKEWAAVEHALAEGRITLLVRKGGIYEKRGGFEVEHREFWIHPTGWHQNESELAPDFRGYLDETPRFAPDQIPFRLYCVVEDALRVESLEALERLADMQPFTPETLRARFQYRGRPWLHVLVVRAFRLPEPRLVANTPAYEGCVSWVELDEPLPTAGARPVLLDAQFAHLRHEIVRLLGEDGVVRI, encoded by the coding sequence GTGGAGGAGGAGAACCGGTCGGCGCTCAAGGAGTGGGCGGCCGTCGAGCACGCGCTGGCCGAGGGGCGCATCACGCTGCTGGTGCGCAAGGGCGGGATCTACGAGAAGCGCGGCGGCTTCGAGGTGGAGCATCGCGAGTTCTGGATCCACCCCACCGGCTGGCACCAGAACGAGAGCGAGCTGGCGCCCGACTTCCGCGGCTACCTGGACGAGACGCCGCGCTTCGCCCCGGACCAGATCCCCTTCCGCCTCTACTGCGTGGTGGAGGACGCGCTGCGCGTGGAGAGCCTGGAAGCGCTGGAGCGGCTCGCCGACATGCAGCCGTTCACGCCGGAGACGCTGCGCGCGCGCTTCCAGTACCGCGGCAGGCCGTGGCTGCACGTACTGGTCGTCCGCGCCTTCCGCCTCCCCGAGCCGCGCCTGGTCGCCAACACCCCCGCCTACGAGGGCTGCGTCTCCTGGGTGGAGCTGGACGAGCCGCTCCCCACCGCCGGCGCCCGCCCCGTCCTCCTCGACGCCCAGTTCGCCCACCTGCGGCACGAGATCGTGCGCCTGCTGGGGGAAGACGGCGTCGTGCGGATCTGA